In the genome of Dromiciops gliroides isolate mDroGli1 chromosome 1, mDroGli1.pri, whole genome shotgun sequence, the window AGACCATGAACTTTTCAGCCTTAATCACTCAGCGGCTATAACAGTAATTCAGAGAGATAGCTTTATCTAAAAGGCAGCAGAGTGCAGCAACAGCTCATTAGGGACATAATGACATGTCACATACTCTGATCATACGTGTTTCTTACACACATTCATCTCCATCTGAGTTCATGCATACTTTGtgtcctttttctctctcacttgtGCTGTGGTTCTATAGCATGTAGAATGTAGCTATATATTTTGTGAGGTGACATTTCTTGTCattgtttttctattctgtttaattcaatttcttttgctttgaatTAATATGTCTTTGTTGCCTCCAATGAAGAAAACattggtaggtgcttaatgaactATGGCTTTGAGTTGCTGCTGATCCACAAAGCTGGATCATACCTTGAACCCCAGGAAGCTttttgagggtgtgtgtgtgtgtgtgtgtgtgtgtgtgtgtccacatgTAGTACATGAGATACATACCTTTTACTGTACCCATGATTTCAATGAGAGAAGGAGTTTCTGCTGAGGAAATACCATTTACATGTGCTGATTATTGCCTGCTCTGTATTTTACATTGTTAGAAAGTTacttgggggcactgagaggttgaatAACTTTCCCCAAATGACACAGTCAGGGTATACCAGAAGCATGATTTGGACCTAGGtctccaaggtcagctctctatccactgtgccatgctgtctctctggagTCAAACGTTAAAAGTAAAATAGTTCACAAAGCTAGGCAGGATAACCTAGAATTACCTGGTGCTTCTCTTCCTTTTACTCCTCCAACCTTTCAGACTCCTTCACCAGTCTAACTCTTTTCAagttgaataaatcacttaatctcacttaatttcctcaactgccAAAGGGGGATTATATTAGCACTTTGATCACAGAGCTGTGGTAATAATCAAGTATGACAATGTCTGGAAAATCCTTTGCTCATCATAGAGAGCTCTAGAAGTTTCAGcattgaggtgtgtgtgtgtgtgtgtgtgtgtgtacctgtaatttcattggtgaaGACACTACTTCTAGGGATACAGATCAGGTGGGCTTTGAAACAATCTGAGAGCATAGTCTGGAACagtaagagattaaatgacttgcccagggccacatagctggAATGTGCTAGGAGCAGGACTTCAGTGTAGGTCTACCTCATTCCAAGGTAGTACCCATTCATACTTGGGCTGCCTCtctagctattatcattgttgGTAAGTTATTATTCCATTTATGTCCTACTTATGTCTTCAACAGTTTTGTCTCACACCCTCTACACAGCCATGTAAAGagtaattccttccttccttcctgtattTCTTTCAAGATCACATCCTCAATTTAATACTTCCTCAATGACTCACTGTCTTTTGGGAAAGGCCATAACAattcattaaattgtaagctccttgaggaggggactatcttttgcctctttttgtatccctgctggtaggcacttaatcaaagtttattgaattgaatcgatAAAACTATTGTTCTTTTATTTGCTTCATTTTGCAATTCACTTTACCTATAAGAATTCCACAGCAGTCCAACAAGacaaattccctccctctccctcccttgcttcttcttcttcttcttcttcttcttcttcttcttcttcttcttcttctccttcttcttctccttctccttctccttctccttctccttctccttctccttctccttctccttctccttctccttctccttctccttctccttctccttctccttctccttctccttctccttctccttcttcttttttggtgaggcaattggagttaagtgacttgcccagggtcacacagctagtaagtgtcaagggtctgaggccgcatttgaactcaggttctcctgaatccagggcaagtggtCTATCCAAGgcatcacctatctgccctgccccgcccccctcctTAAAATCACAAATCATAATGCTTGCTTGACTTGGATCCTAAAATGATTTAAATTGAACCTTACATCTTACCCCATCTGAACCTCCCAACAGCCCAGTTGTGCCAGTGAGGGTGGCACTACAGGTacacttattttcattttacagttgaagaaactgaggctgaggataagtgacttgcctgtggtcacacaactaataaatatcagtggtgggatttgaatccaagtttttcTTGGCTCCAGATCCTGTGCTCCTCCTCACTGTGATGCCTCTGAGTATATTATTAGCTCATTTGCTAAGTCCCttaatatacatgcacacatgtgtgtacatatgtatctatgtttTCATTAACATGCTCATACCAAGCCAGGGAGGTGGGTTGTGctgttgtcttttccttttcacaCACCAGTCAACTGAAGCTCTGAAAGGTGACCTTCAAAGCCCCAAAGCTAGGAAGTCCCAGAGCTGGGACTTAACAGCAGACCTGATTCTCAGCTCAGTGACCATTATTCTCGGCTACCTGACTGTCTCTGAGTTTCCCTTTGTTGGATGGGAACTATATTCAGGAAAAATAGTCCCAAAGCTCCAGCACATTCACCTGTTTCCACAATGAATCTAGTGttcttccattttcctccttccctcctctctttatCTGTTGATCCctaaaaaaattccaaatatagGTTTGGTCATCTCTCAAAATGAATTTACACCTATCGTAAGGAAGGGAGAGCTGATGGGAGGAGGCCCCTGCCTGCAAACATCTGGCCTCCGTTATTCCAGATGCCAACTGGCTAGGACATCCTGGATTTTCACTCCATGTCCTCCATCCCTTCTCTAAAAGTCAGGGAGAAGCTAATGGAAGAAGCCCCTTGCCTGCAAAGCATCTGGCCCCAGCTATTCCAGACCCTGGGGACATCCTGGCTTCTCACTCCAGGTCCTCCATCTCATCTTTCCCCAGAAAGCCCAGGGTTGGATGCCAAGGGAGCTGCTGCCCTCTCCCTTTTTGCAGCAGCAGTCGGCCCCTCACCCACAGGGCCCAGGAGCTCCTTGGACCTACTGAGGTACGCTGTTGGAGGAGTGGTAAGAGCTGCCGGTCCCCagggagtgaatgaatgaatgaatgaatggccgCCAGAACTCCTGGGTTAGGCGGAGGGGGGAAGCCAGCGCAGGGCTGGCTGGAGGTGGGCGTGGGTGGATGGGGCCCTGCACAGGGGGTGCCGGGGAGTCCCGGGCCAGCCcagagtgggaggggaggggctggagggcaGGCCCCGCCCCTTCTCAGCCGCCAGAGATGGGGAGCTCTCTGCTGCCCCCCGCGGAGAGCCGCCcagcacacgcgcgcgcgcgcacacacacacgcacacacacgcgcgcacacacacgcacacacgcgcaGCACACCACACCACCCAGCTCCTCGGGAATGCTGGGAATGTTGAGCCAGTGGCTCGCGGCAGAGCGAAGGAGCCAGCGGTCGCGGGCAGAGGGAGCCAAGCTGGACAGACTGCCAGACGCGCGGCTGGACGGTCGGCTCGACGGTCGGGCGGCAGCGGAGGCAGCGAGGAGCTCGGACTCTCCCGCGCCCGCGCCCGTGCCCGTGCCGTGCCCCGCCCCGTCGCCGCGCCCCGCCCCACGGCTCCCCTGCCCGCCCACCCACCCGCGGCTCTGCAGCCGCCTCACGGCACGGGCGCTCCTGCTCGCCGAGCTCTGGCTGCCCCGCGCTCTCCTGCCCAGCCCCAACCCTGCCTtgtcttgccttgccttgccttgccttgccttgccttgccccGCGCTACCCCGGGCTGCCTTCGCCCCCCGGCTCCTTCCTCCCCGTGCCGGGACAGCGGCTGGGCACCGCGATACCCGCAGGACCCGCGTGGGACGCCCGACGCCGGCGGTGATGGGGCAGGTGAGGAGCCCGGCCCTCCTGGTCCCCGGGGGTGGGGGGCCCACGGCGTGGAGTGGGGGGGGGTCGGGGGGGGGACCGGGCCGATTCCCGAGGGAAGCGCAGGTGTCGCTCGGGCTCCTGGCGGGGGGCACTGCAGTGCGTTTGCGGGCTGCTGGCCCGCCGGGTGGAGAAGGCAGCTGGAAAGCCGGCCACGGTTgggcgtgggggtgggggcgggtgGCGGCTGCCGGGGATTGGAACAAGTGCACACCTTCTTCTAGGCGAACTGcccctccctccgtccctccatccctcctttgcTTCCAACatccttccattcctccctccatccctcttttcccccgtccctcctttgcttcctctatctcttctttgctgcttccatctctccttttccctctccatccttcctttccccatccatccttccttttctcccgccatccatcctttcttttctccatccttccttttctccttccatccttcctttctcccctatcCCTCCTTTATTTCTcccatccctcctctctcctttccatccctcctttctcctcgacattcctcctttcttttttctatcccttatttctcctttccatccttcctctgTGTCtgaccctccctctttcctttctcttcttagcCTGCTGGCGCCCCAGCCTGCggtgtccctccctccctcccccacccaccagGACAGCCCCCCACGCCGCTGGTTGCCTGGCCTTTCCATCCTTCTCTGCCTCCGGGcgtttccccctcctctcttttccccctccttcttcccctacccttttttcctccccccccccttctctctcagtCCGGCCAGGGCGTGGGCAGGGGGCTGGGGGCTAAGCAAGGTAGCAGCATCGAGAAGAGGCTTGGCCCCTGTATGCCTCGGACACTCTAGGAGCCCCGATCAGGAAGGTCCGTGGGGCTGGGGCGGTACCTGCCAGTGAAACCCCCAGGCTGGCCAAATGAACGATTTCacggaggtggggggtgggagggtggcaGGATAGGACGGAAGGGGAACCTCCAGGCTGGAGGGCCTGGTGGGCGCTTTGTTACCCAAGCCAAGGGATTCCGATCGATGCCGAGTACGCTTTTTGGGGGTATTTTTGTTCTTGGGGGCTCTCTGGGGGATCAGGTAGAGTCAGTGAAGAGGACAGGGGCCCGCAAGCTCTCAGCCAACCCCTCCTGGGGAGATTAGCACTGGAGGGTCGCTCTCCCCTTTGCCGATGGCCAGGAGGGGATCGATTTTGGGGCGGCCACTAGCACAGCCCTTTGATGCTTGCCTGGCATCTGTTCCCTGAGCCGCGGGCGAATGGACAGCTCCCCCGGTGACTGACAAGCGCACCTGCCACTGACGTGGGCCGGGAGAGGCCTCCTGGGGAGCCCCAAGTGGCCAATCCTGGCAGCCGAGAGGAGGGCCCCACCTACTTGTCACGGTCAGTTTCCTGGTTGGCTTTGGGAATCAGCGGTTGGACTTAACCATTGGTTTGCACCAGCCCCGGGTCTCCCTCCTGCTTGCTCTGCGGGACCAGAGAGCAGACAGGAAAATGCTACCCTTCAGGCGTGCACCGGCAGGCTAGAAGGGCTTGGCTGCGCTTATCTTTAATTAATCTTGCTGCTTGGGAATTCCTGGACCGCAGGCTTTTCAATGACTTTAAAACTGTCCTTTAGAAAGTGACTTCGATAGGTGAAGGGCCGGGGCTGGGGCCAGCTTACGAGAGGGCTTTGGGCCACCTTTACAAGGGGCATCGTTAGTGATCAGAGGGCTTGAAACAGGGCGTGGCACTTTTCTCCCCAGCCTGACACTCGGGTTAGCCGTTTCTGTATGGGTGTGCTGAGTCTCGGGGTGACTGCTTACTCTGGGTTCCAGCCTCGTTCACTTTGAAAGGATGGCCTTCAAAGGAAGCAGGTATGGGCATTGCTTAATTGGACTCCACCAGGGAAGTCTGAGTAGGGGATCTGGTGGTTTTGGAAGCATGGACTTGAAGGGCCAAGCTTTTGGAAGCTATTCCTGCTCCTCTCTGTTCTGTTTGGTGGCTATCATTTTGGAGGGGGTGGCAGAGAAGCCTCTGAAACTGCCTCCAAATCAGATGGCtgtctggagggagggagggagagagggaaggagggaggaagtgtACTACAGATGTCCTGGGAGGACCATTTTGGCGTCTACTTTAGGAAAATGATCCATCTCTCAGGGGTAAGGGACTTCACTCAGGCTCCCTTATACCACCaatcaaccagcaagcatttatgaagtacccacTATCTGCTCAGCACTGGAGCTgcagagacaaaagtgaaacagcccctgcctCCCATTTTTGGTGGGTGTCAGAGACATCCGGTGCTAGGGGAGCAGCAGATTCCGGATTTTTGGACAGCACCCCTGTTAAGGAAATGTTTCCTTTCAGGGAACCAcaccctttctcccttctccgaTCTGGAGCTGAGCTGAACAAGAGGTAGAGGCCCTTCCACATGGCAGTTCTTCAAATATTGAAGACAGCTCCCTtggtcgcccccccccccacccccatcttctctAAGCTAtattcagttccttcaactgattcacTGGCAGAGAGTGTCTGAGTGCCCTCTTGGCCCTGGTCACCCGTTCTGAATGTGCTCTGGCCCATCAGCATTCTTCCTCCATTGAGGCATCCTGACTGGATAGCATAGGATAtagtgtaaactctttgaggagaAATGCTGTTTGACTTTAGTCTCTCCAGTGAATCATGTAGTGTCCTATATGTGGTACTTTTgcattgacttgcccaagatggacagctaggtagtggcAGAATGGAGGCCAGAATCTGCATCTCCTAAAGGTGGTCTGAGTGGGGCAGAGATAAGTGGGGCTAGCAGCTGGCCCCttccacaatttaagaagcacAAAGACCAGATGAGACAGTTCTTCACCTCAAGGAATGGTGGCAATCTTCATTCTGGGGAGAATGTGAGTCTCTGGAGGGTAGGGGCCaggtctttgcctttcttttgatcctcagtgctgggcacatagtaggtcctttttAAAGATGTTTGATGGCTGACTGGCTGCTTCTGTTCATGCTATATAGGATCCTGTGAGCTCCCACGCCATACTGCTCACTCACATTGAGAGTGCAGTTCACTACAAAtcctaggtctttttttttttttataccaacTGTTGTCTAatgacaactgacatttatatatccCTTGTTGGTTTACAAAGTACctcctcccaataaccctgtgaggttggtaatgtgagtattatttccattttacaagtgaggaaattgagactcttGAAGATTAGGGAGATGTGTTCAGGGTCTCGCAGCTAATAAGGTCCAGAGCCAGATGCTAGTACAAGTCCAGTGCTTTTCTATGGTTCTGTGCTTATCTTGTGTGGCTGATTTTTTGCAAGCAAATGTAAAACTTTCCATGCATCCCTGttaaattttgtttgctttttcctaggtctgttccattgatctagaCTGTTTAGGTGTCCAAAGCTTTGGTGTATATGAGACAAGTGGCTTTTCTGGAAGGAAAGTTTTcactggggaagggaaagaggtgaAAAGACTTCCCACGCCTCCTGATTTCTCTTTTCCTAAGTTCCCCAGTGAGATGTTATCTGGTCCACTCTAAAGTGAGGCGGAGGAATAGATGTGGACCAGACAGTTGACAGGAAGCAGCCTGCCCACTTACTTCCCTACATTTATGGTGCTTCCAGTTCATTGCAACAGTTGCTGTGAGAGTGCCAGCAGGATAATATGCTGGATCCAGTGTAATGGAGGAGGGAGGctctttttggtggtggtggaggggcaGTTTGGAGTTTTGATTTCGTTGGTGTAAGGAAGGAGGGAACATACTGTCTTTGACAGTTGCCTTTaggactgagaggttaagttccCAGTGGTCCCTTggtcagtgtgtgtcagaggtagccattggatccaggtcttcctgattctaaggttTGACTCTGTCCATTACAGGACCTCTTGACCTGGCATTCAAATCAGAATCTTGTTTCTCCAAGGGAGCTTAGAGAACATTTAGTCCCACTTTGCCTACTGAAGCTctaagagggaaaatgactttcccaggataatGTAGGATGTAGGGTAAGCTTTTTGAGGAGAAATGCTGTTTGACTTTTGTCTCTCCAGTGAATCATGTAGCACCCTGTATGTGATGCTTGTGCATTGAATTGTCCAAGATggacagctagttagtgttagaGTGGAGGTTAGAATCTGTATTTCCTAAATTCCTGGCCGACGGCCTTTTCCACTGTTTTGAAACAACAGaatctttttaaattaaagagaACTCTCTGGAATCAAGTTGTGATTATATACCCTTAATGTCTGTTGCAAAGGGAAGACTTAGGCTGTCTTCCAGGGAGCATCTAGGAAAAGGTGATATCTGTCTAATCATTGTCTTCCTCACCCCATCTCTGAGCCAAACATTTATGTTCAaagtttcctcttttcttttcttctttttttttttagtgaggcaattggggttaagtgacttgcccagggtcacacagctagtaagtgttaagtgtctgaggtcggatttgaactcaggtactcctgaatccaggaccagtgctttatccactgcaccacctagctgcccacaaagtTTCCTCTTTTCAAGGAAAAGAGCCCAAAGGGCATGTATCAATTGCCCAATCAACCCCTGCAGAATTTGAGGGCCTAGAAGGTGAAAGGGTTTGGTATATGGAGCACAGTTCTAGAACTGGTAGGGATTTCAGAGGCATTCTAGGACAACTTTCTCATGATGCTAAGCCCTGCAAATGCatatggaaaaggaaggaagcaaccCCTACTTAAAAGGATGAAACTGAGTTCTAGAGAagtgaaattatttgcccaaggtcacatatgtagTAAGTAGTCCCAAGATTCCATAGTCAATGAGCAAATTCAGCAGTCCTTCCCCAGTACTACACTGTCTTCCCCAAGTGGTAGAATtcaataatttaattcaataagcatttatccagAGTATCCTCAGCATTGTGATgtctctgggaatacaaagacataaaatttaaaaacagccCTTAGCCCCAAAGAATTTACATCCTGTTGCAATAGTCTGTTGATTCTATAagaaacacatacatgtatattcatgtacatacacacaatatatgtgtataacacACACCCAGTCCTTACCTATACAATGTATCTGTTAGGGTAATAGCTCTAGAACTGGAAAGAGTTTTAGTAACAATCTAGTCAaaccagcccattttatagatgaggagactgaggaaccATAAGCATAAAgagacctgtccaaggtcacccaagttGTTGATGGCAAAGTCAGGATGGTTTTCTGTGCCCCAATCTGATGCTCTTTCCACAATGCAACACTTACTTACCTTTTCTAAACTGTCTGGAGTTGCCAGTTTGGCAAAGTTTCTCATATTATAGGCATTGATAATTACTCACAATTTTCTTTTGTTCCAGGGAATATGGGAAAGGTAGCAAGGAGGGTGAGAGTGAGGGAGGCAAGCCCTTGGTGCTGCCTGTGTTGATCCTATCCCtagcaaagaaaaaagacaagctCGGTGTCATCCTGAAATCCCCACTCCAACCCACAGTCACCCAGATCTTGTAGCTTCTATCTTCCCAACTCTTACgtcttctcctctccattcctATAGAGACCACCGTTGTTCTGCCCTCATCTCCTCACAGTTGTCTTCTGACTGGTCcccttgtctcaagtctctcccctgtCCCATCTAGCCTTAGCTCTGACAGCATTGCCTTCTCATTCAGTAACCTCTAGTGACTCCCTAAAAGTcttctgtttgccatttaaaacTCTCCACAACGTGGCCTCTTCCAACTTTCCGGTCTCCTAACATATCGCTCCTTTTCTTACAGTCTGGAATCGAGCCCTTCTGGTCTActtgcttctcttttcttctttttttggggtgaggcaattgaggttaagtgacttgtccagggtcacacagctagtaagtgttaagtgtctgaggccggatttgaacttatgtcctccagactccagggccggtgctctatccactgcaccacctagctgccccagtctactTGCTTCTCACAGATGACTTCCATGTCCCATCTCTGCCCTTGCCCTGGCTATACCCCATGCCTAGCAtgcactcccttcttacctccACTTCTAAGAATCCTTGGCTCCCTCCAAGACTCAACCCACATGACATTTCTGCAGGAGATCTTTTCTAGGCCTTCCACCTCTCCCAAGTCCCTGCTATCAAATTGTACCCTTCCCTTTGAGATGACCCTGCATCAactctgtatgtatttttttttgttttgtatatttttttgttgttttatatatatataagaaacacatacatatatatatatatatatttttttttttttagtgaggcaattggggttaagtgacttgcccagggtcatacagctagtgttaagtgtctgaggccggatttgaactcaggtcctcctgactccagggtcggtgctctatccactgcgccacctagctgcctctctctgtatgtatttgTGAACATGTTGTCCTCCACATTTGAATGTAAGCTGCTTAAGGGCAGGGGaagtttgtactttttttttgcatcccctGGGGGTTGGCCTACATGGtctttgaagttccttccaggTTTACTTCTATGATCCTAAGGgacagagatgggatttaaatttTGCTCCTCTGATGTTGTCTGGaccacactgtgccacctgcctggTATTTGGAGAATGATTCTGATGACTTTCCCTGTGctgctttttttttagtgaggcagttggggttaagtgacttgcccagggtcacacagccagtaaatgttaagtgtctgaggctggatttgaacccaggtactcctgactccagggctggtgctctatccacttcgccatctagctacccctgcgctgctttttaagaaagaaaaaaaactctgtGGCTTTGGGCACCATTTACTCTTTATTATTcctaataaatgtattttaaaatattggctCCTGTGTCCTTGGATTTGGATTGGATTCCACCAATTGGAACCAAGTTTGGTCAAATACCAGGAAATTGCTGGCACCTTGAGAGCactcaagaaaatgaaaaaaatgaagatgcaAGAATTTTCAAGAAGAAACAGGATGATTGGCTCATAATGTACTTTCTTTCCTGAAAATCAGCCCTGAAATATGCCATGTTAGACTGCCTTAAGAGAGTTCAAATGTCCAGGATTAAGGCAGCGCCTGTCCTATCAGACTGCCCGTATCTGCAGGATGACTCTGTTCTGTGGTGGGTGATACAATTCAGGAGGGATGCAGGAGGGCATCTAGGGGAGTTCCACCAAGATGTCGAAGGACTTCGATTGGTTGTTAGCTTGAGGAAGATAGTGAGGCCAAG includes:
- the LOC122753978 gene encoding nascent polypeptide-associated complex subunit alpha, muscle-specific form-like — encoded protein: MRSSNLYLQTFGDEELTPSPEASPGPRQWQVRLSVTGGAVHSPAAQGTDARQASKGCASGRPKIDPLLAIGKGESDPPVLISPGGRAPKNKNTPKKRTRHRSESLGLGNKAPTRPSSLEVPLPSYPATLPPPTSVKSRHPPPPPRPTVAGFPAAFSTRRASSPQTHCSAPRQEPERHLRFPRESARSPPRPPPTPRRGPPTPGDQEGRAPHLPHHRRRRASHAGPAGIAVPSRCPGTGRKEPGGEGSPGSARAVRRLQSRGWVGGQGSRGAGRGDGAGHGTGTGAGAGESELLAASAAARPSSRPSSRASGSLSSLAPSARDRWLLRSAASHWLNIPSIPEELGGVVCCACGPIHPRPPPASPALASPLRLTQEFWRPFIHSFIHSLGTGSSYHSSNSVPQ